The Pseudomonas moraviensis genome contains the following window.
TCGGGTCGATGGCCTGCATGGTCGCCTGCAACGGCAGGACGATGAACGGAATCATGATGTAGCTCATGCCGATCACCACGCCGGTCAGGTTGTGCACCATTTCCAGCGGCTGATCGATGATGCCCATGGCCATCAGCGCCTTGTTGATCACCCCCGAGGCTTGCAACAGCACCAACCACGAATAGGTGCGGGCGAGCAGGCTGGTCCACATCGACAGCAGCACGATGTTGAGGATCCAGCGCCCCCAGCCGCGCGGCACCAGGGTGATTGCCCAGGCCAGCGGAAAGCCCAGCAGCAGGCTGAACAGCGTCACCAGCCCGGCCACCGAAAAAGTGTTGAGCAGCACTCGCGCATAGGCCGAGTTGGCGAACAGTTGTTCGTAGTTGCCAAGGCCAGGCACCGGTTCCAGCACGCCGCGCAGCAGCAAACCAATCAGCGGCGCGAGGAAGAACAGGCCGAGAAACAACAGCGCCGGGACGAGGTTGCCGGCGCCGCGCCAGCGTTGTTTGAACGCCGAGCCGGTAGCGCCCGCGGCGCTCCCGGTGGCAGTGGAGGGACGGGGCGCAGTGGCCGCGATTTTCATTTGACCAGCCATTCGTTCCACCGTGTCGCGATAGCCGGACCGTTCTTGGCCCAGTATGCGAAATCAAGGGTGATCTGATCCTTGGCGTAAGCCGTCGGCAGGTTGGGCGCCAGCGTCGAATCCAGACGCTCCACACTGTCGAGGTTGACCGGGGCGTAGGCGGTCAGATTGGAGAAATCGGCCTGGCCCTTGGCGCTGCTGGCGTTGGCGAGGAATTTCATCGCCGCGTCCTTGTTCTTCGAGCCTTTGGGGATGACCAGAATGTCGGCCATGACCAGGTTCTGTTTCCAGCTCACGCCGACCGGTGCGCCGTCTTCCTGCAAGGCGTGGACGCGCCCGTTCCAGAACTGGCCCATGCTCGCTTCACCGGACGCCAGCAACTGCTGCGACTGCGCGCCGCCGCCCCACCAGACGATGTCTTTCTTGATGGTGTCGAGTTTCTTGAAAGCGCGATCCAGGTCCAGCGGGTAGAGCTTGTCAGCCGCGACGCCATCGGCCAGCAACGCCAGTTCGAGCACGCCGGGGCTTGGCCATTTATAGAGGGCGCGTTTGCCCGGGTAGGTCTTGGTGTCGAACAGCGCGCTCCAGTCCTGCGGCTTGTTGGCGCCGAGCTTGCCCTCGTTGTAGCCGAGGACGAAGGAGAAGAAGAACGAACCGACGCCGTGATCGCTGACGAAGCGCGGGTCGATCCTGTCGCGCTGGATCACTTTGAAATCGAGGGGTTCGAGCAGGCCTTCGGCAGCGGCGCGCAGGGCGAAATCGGCTTCGACATCGACCACGTCCCACTGCACGTTGCCGCTTTCGACCATGGCCTTGAGTTTGCCGTAGTCGGTCGGCCCGTCCTGCACGACGGTGATGCCGCTGGCCTTGCTGAACGGATCGGCCCAGGCCTGTTTCTGCGCATCCTGGGTGCTACCGCCCCAACTGACAAAATTCACGCTTTCGGCGGCCATTGCAGCCTGGCCGGTAACGCTGAGCAGTCCCGCGAAAAAGATCGCGGTTGCAGCTTTGTTCAACACCATGTTCACGCCCTCATTGTTGTGTTTTTGAGCGGGCCTTGCGTTGTTGCCCGCCTGTCGGGAGCAGTAGCTGGACGGTTTTTCAGGTCGCCCGGTCTATGGAATATCATATTATGGTATTCCAAACTTTGTGCAAGCACTTTGCCTTACCGGTTATCTGGGAGCTGTCCTTTTTTGTGGTTCGAAGAAATGGATCTGAAATGCAAACCCCTTGTAGGAGTGAGCCTGCTCGCGATAGCGGTGTGTCAGTCAACATCATTGCTGAATGTCACACCGCTATCGCGAGCAGGCTCACTCCTACATTTGGATTCGTGCTCGACGAAAGTTATTCGGTGAAAGGGATGCTCTCAACCACCTCGAGGTCATACCCGGTCAACCCTGCATACTTCAGCGGTGGGCCGAGGTGCCGCAGCTTGCCAACCCCCAGATTCTGCAGAATCTGCGCCCCGGTCCCGACTTCGGAATAGATCCGCGACTGCGAGCGGCTGAACTGCCTCGGCGGCTGGGTCAGTTGCGGCACGCGCTCCAGCAACGCCTGCGACGATTCGTGGTTGGCCAGCACCACCACAACCCCATGACCTTCCGCCGCGACCCGTTGCAGCGCCGCCCACAGCGTCCAGTTCGTCGGCCCGCTGTACTCGGCACCGACCAGATCGCGCAGCGGATCGATCACGTGCACGCGCACCAGCGTCGGCTCTTCGCGACGCAAGTCGCCCATGACCATCGCCATGTGCACGCCGCCTTCGATGCGGTCTTCGAAGGTGATCAAACGGAACGTGCCATGCACCGTCGGCAGCTCACGTTCGCCGATGCGTTCGATGGTGTGCTCGGTGCTCAGGCGGTAGTGGATCAGGTCGGCGATGGTGCCGATCTTGATCCCGTGCTTGCGTGCGAACTGCTCCAGATCCGGGCGGCGGGCCATGGTGCCGTCGTCGTTCATGACTTCGACGATCACCGAGGCCGGGGTGAAACCGGCGAGGCGCGCCAGATCGCAACCGGCCTCGGTATGCCCGGCGCGGGTCAGCACGCCACCTTCCTTGGCGCGCAACGGGAAGATGTGACCGGGCTGCACCAGGTCTTCGGCGCGGGCATTCGGCGCGACGGCGGCGGCAACGGTGCAGGCACGATCCGCCGCGGAGATGCCGGTAGTCACGCCAACCGCCGCTTCGATCGACACGGTAAACGCCGTGCTGAACACGCTGCCGTTGGCCGGTACCATTTGCTCCAGGCCCAGACGCTGGCAATGTTCGTCGGTGAGGGTCAGGCAGATCAGCCCGCGCGCTTCGCGAGCCATGAAACTGATTGCCTCCGGCGTGCAGCGATCGGCAGCCAGCAGCAGGTCGCCTTCGTTCTCGCGGTCTTCGTCATCGACCAGCAGGACCATTTTGCCGAGGCGATAATCTTCGATGATTTCTTCGATGCTGTTGAAGGCCATGCTGGACTCTCAGGGTTCGTTGGAAATATATTGGTATACCATAATACAAAATCAACAAAGAGGTCACTATGAAGGCGTACTGGATTGCACACGTGGATATAGCCGATGCCGAGCACTACAGCCAATACACCCAGCGTACCCCGCAGGCGATTGCTGCATTCGGCGGGAAGTTTGTCGCCAGAGGCGGGCGCAGCGAAGCGCTGGAAGGCCGGCAGACGCCGCAGCGCACGGTGATCATCGAGTTCGAGAGCTACGAGCAGGCCGTGGCGTGCTACCGCTCGGCGGCGTATCAGGAAGCGAAAAGTTACCGCGAGGGATGGGCGAGGGCGGAGATCATCATCGTCGAAGGCGTCGCCCCAGTTTAGGCAACACCACCAAACCCGTGTAGGAGTGAGCCTGATCGCGATAGCGGTGTGTCAGTCAGCAATTCTCTAGCTGATACACCGCTATCGCGAGCAGGCTCACTCCTACAGAAAGCGAAGCGTTGTCAGCGCATGAAGTGAATCTTGCCGCTGTCATCATTGCCCATGTAAATCCCGTACACCCCGGCCTGGCGCTCTTCGATATAGCGCTCGAGAATCTGCCGGATCGCCGGGTAGTAGATCTGCTCCCACGGAATGTCTTCAGGGGCGAAGAACTTGTAATCCAGGGTTTCCGGCCCGTACTGCCCGGTGATCTCCAGGGCAATGGCGCGGAAGATGATGTACACCTCGCTGATCTTCGGCACGCTGAAAATCGAGTACGGCGAGACGATTTCCGCGCGCACGCCGCTTTCTTCCCAGACTTCACGCAGCGCCGCCTGCTCGGTGGTCTCAAAGCTTTCCATGAAACCGGCGGGCAGGGTCCAGGTGCCCGGGCGCGGCGGGATCGCCCGTTGGCACAAGAGGTATTTGCCGTCCTGCTCAATGATGCAGCCGGCAATGATCTTCGGATTGACGTAGTGGATATAGCCGCAGCCGCGGCACATCAGGCGCTCGTGCGTATCGCCCGGCGGCGTCTGCTGACCGAGGTCAGGGCCACCGCATTTCGGGCAAAAGCTCGGGCTGAACATGTCATTGACCTATGCGCGGTTCTTTCAGTGCGATCGGCAGGGTGATCGCCGGGGTGCCCTTGACGGCGACGCCGGTTTCTTCCTGCTTGCGCTTGAGGTAATCGAGGGCCACGGCAGCGGCCGCGCGGACGTGATCGACACAGGCCTGATGCGCCGCCAGCGGATCACCGCTCTTGATCGCCTCGACCATTTTTTCCATCTCGTGGTTACTCGCGCCGCGGCGGTTTTCCTGGGACACCGAGGTCGCGCGCAGGTAGCTGATGCGCGCCTGCAACTGGCGCAACTGGGTGGCAGCGACATGGTTGCCCGAGCCTTCCAGCAGCACGTCGTAGAAGCCCTGCACCGAGTCGATCACCTGTTGCAACTCGCCGTCCTTCAACGCCTTGCGGTTGTCATCGAGGGCCTTTTCCAGGGCCTTGATGTCCTTGGCTTTGGCGCGCAGGGTGAACAACTGCACGATCAGACCTTCGAGTACGCAACGCAATTCGTAGATATCGACGGCATCGGCGAGGGTGATGATCGCCACACGCGGGCCTTTGGCGTCGGCGAATTCCACCAGGCCTTCGGATTCAAGGTGACGCAGGGCTTCGCGCACCGAAGTGCGGCTGACACCGAGGCGATCACACAGGTCGCGTTCGACCAGGCGATCACCTGGCATGAGCTGGAAATTCATGATCGCGCTACGCAGTTTGTCCAGCACGATTTCGCGCAGGGTAACGGGGTTGCGATTGACCTTGAAGCTGTCGTCAAGTGGCTGGCGTTTCATCGGGTCCGCTCTTGAGCTTGGCTGTCCATGCCAGACGGGCATCAAAACAGCCGAGGGTTAACTGGAGGCCTCGGCGTCGGCTTCGGCAAAGGCTTCACGGGCCAGCCGGAAACTGTCCACGGCCGCCGGAACGCCGCAATAAATGCCGACCTGAAGCAGAATTTCGCGTATTTGCTCACGACTCAGGCCGTTACGCAAGGCGCCACGCACATGCAGCTTGAGTTCGTGCGGGCGGTTGAGCGCCGAGATCATCGCCAGGTTGATCATGCTGCGCTCCTTGAGCGACAGACCCTCGCGCCCCCAGACATGGCCCCAGCAGTATTCGGTGACCATTTCCTGCAGCGGACGGGTGAAGTCATCGGCGTTCTCTATTGAACGTTGCACGTAAGCTTCGCCCAATACCTGCGTACGGATCTGCAGGCCTTTTTCGTACTTTTCGTTACTCATTATTCCTCCAGTCACCACAGATCCCTGGTGTAGGAGCTGCCGAAGGCTGCGATCTTTTGACTTTGACTTTTGAAAACAAGATCAAAAGATCGCAGCCTTCGGCAGCTCCTACACAGGGGATTTGTGTGAATCCTTCAGGTCAGGGTGGGCAACGCACCCAGCTTGCCCTTGTGGTAAATCATTGGTGTCACCGGTTGCTCGGGCAGGATCAGGTTCTTCACCGCGCCGACGATGATTGCGTGATCACCACCGTCGTACTCACGCCACAACTCGCACTCGATGATTGCCGTCGCCTTGGCCAGGATCGGGTTACCCAAATCGCTCAAATGCCACTCGATGCCCTTGGCCTTTTCCTTGCCCTTGCCGGCGAACGCGTAGGCTTCGGCGGTCTGTTCGGCGGAGAGCAAGTGGATAGCGAATTTCTTGCTGTCGCGCAGCACCGGGTAAGTGTCGGAGGCGTAGTTGGGGCAGAACAGCACCAGCGCCGGGTCGATCGACAGCGCGCTGAACGCGCTGGCGGTAATGCCGACGATGCCGCCGTCCGGGTCGAGGGTGGTGACCACCGTGACGCCGGACGGAAACGAGCTCATGACGTCTTTGTAAATGCCGGGTTCGATCATCTCGCAGGACTCCTAGCGCATCACAAACGGATCAGGCATTGGCGCCTGGGAGAGGTTGATCCACACCGTTTTCAGTTCGGTGTAGGCCAGCACCGAGTCGATGCCGCTTTCGCGTCCATAGCCACTGTTCTTGAAACCGCCGATCGGCGCCAACGCCGACACTGCGCGGTAAGTGTTGACCCAGATAATTCCTGAGCGCACATCGCGCGCCAGCCGGTGGGCGCGGCCCAGGTCACGGGTCCAGATGCCGGCGGCGAGGCCGAACTGCGAGTCGTTGGCGATCGCCAGTGCTTCGGCTTCGTCTTTGAAGCGAATCACCGACGCCACCGGGCCGAACACTTCTTCCTGCATGATCTTCATCGAATTACGGTCGCATTCGAACAGCGTCGGCTCGTAGAACCAGCCTTCGCCGAGATCCGCCGGACGCTTGCCGCCGGTGCGCAAACGCGCGCCTTCGGCAATCG
Protein-coding sequences here:
- a CDS encoding ABC transporter permease produces the protein MKIAATAPRPSTATGSAAGATGSAFKQRWRGAGNLVPALLFLGLFFLAPLIGLLLRGVLEPVPGLGNYEQLFANSAYARVLLNTFSVAGLVTLFSLLLGFPLAWAITLVPRGWGRWILNIVLLSMWTSLLARTYSWLVLLQASGVINKALMAMGIIDQPLEMVHNLTGVVIGMSYIMIPFIVLPLQATMQAIDPMILQAGSICGASPWTNFFRVFLPLCRPGLASGGLMVFVMSLGYYVTPALLGGAQNMMLPEFIIQQVQSFLNWGLASAGAALLIAITLVLFYFYLKLQPESPVGASNAR
- a CDS encoding flavin reductase family protein codes for the protein MIEPGIYKDVMSSFPSGVTVVTTLDPDGGIVGITASAFSALSIDPALVLFCPNYASDTYPVLRDSKKFAIHLLSAEQTAEAYAFAGKGKEKAKGIEWHLSDLGNPILAKATAIIECELWREYDGGDHAIIVGAVKNLILPEQPVTPMIYHKGKLGALPTLT
- a CDS encoding NUDIX hydrolase, whose protein sequence is MFSPSFCPKCGGPDLGQQTPPGDTHERLMCRGCGYIHYVNPKIIAGCIIEQDGKYLLCQRAIPPRPGTWTLPAGFMESFETTEQAALREVWEESGVRAEIVSPYSIFSVPKISEVYIIFRAIALEITGQYGPETLDYKFFAPEDIPWEQIYYPAIRQILERYIEERQAGVYGIYMGNDDSGKIHFMR
- a CDS encoding GntR family transcriptional regulator; protein product: MKRQPLDDSFKVNRNPVTLREIVLDKLRSAIMNFQLMPGDRLVERDLCDRLGVSRTSVREALRHLESEGLVEFADAKGPRVAIITLADAVDIYELRCVLEGLIVQLFTLRAKAKDIKALEKALDDNRKALKDGELQQVIDSVQGFYDVLLEGSGNHVAATQLRQLQARISYLRATSVSQENRRGASNHEMEKMVEAIKSGDPLAAHQACVDHVRAAAAVALDYLKRKQEETGVAVKGTPAITLPIALKEPRIGQ
- a CDS encoding DUF1330 domain-containing protein, giving the protein MKAYWIAHVDIADAEHYSQYTQRTPQAIAAFGGKFVARGGRSEALEGRQTPQRTVIIEFESYEQAVACYRSAAYQEAKSYREGWARAEIIIVEGVAPV
- a CDS encoding ABC transporter substrate-binding protein, whose protein sequence is MVLNKAATAIFFAGLLSVTGQAAMAAESVNFVSWGGSTQDAQKQAWADPFSKASGITVVQDGPTDYGKLKAMVESGNVQWDVVDVEADFALRAAAEGLLEPLDFKVIQRDRIDPRFVSDHGVGSFFFSFVLGYNEGKLGANKPQDWSALFDTKTYPGKRALYKWPSPGVLELALLADGVAADKLYPLDLDRAFKKLDTIKKDIVWWGGGAQSQQLLASGEASMGQFWNGRVHALQEDGAPVGVSWKQNLVMADILVIPKGSKNKDAAMKFLANASSAKGQADFSNLTAYAPVNLDSVERLDSTLAPNLPTAYAKDQITLDFAYWAKNGPAIATRWNEWLVK
- the ribBA gene encoding bifunctional 3,4-dihydroxy-2-butanone-4-phosphate synthase/GTP cyclohydrolase II, which gives rise to MAFNSIEEIIEDYRLGKMVLLVDDEDRENEGDLLLAADRCTPEAISFMAREARGLICLTLTDEHCQRLGLEQMVPANGSVFSTAFTVSIEAAVGVTTGISAADRACTVAAAVAPNARAEDLVQPGHIFPLRAKEGGVLTRAGHTEAGCDLARLAGFTPASVIVEVMNDDGTMARRPDLEQFARKHGIKIGTIADLIHYRLSTEHTIERIGERELPTVHGTFRLITFEDRIEGGVHMAMVMGDLRREEPTLVRVHVIDPLRDLVGAEYSGPTNWTLWAALQRVAAEGHGVVVVLANHESSQALLERVPQLTQPPRQFSRSQSRIYSEVGTGAQILQNLGVGKLRHLGPPLKYAGLTGYDLEVVESIPFTE
- a CDS encoding carboxymuconolactone decarboxylase family protein; translation: MSNEKYEKGLQIRTQVLGEAYVQRSIENADDFTRPLQEMVTEYCWGHVWGREGLSLKERSMINLAMISALNRPHELKLHVRGALRNGLSREQIREILLQVGIYCGVPAAVDSFRLAREAFAEADAEASS